The DNA segment GAACAGCCGAGGCCACGGCACCCGTGACCGCTGCCGCGCCCAGGCTGAGAAGTGGCGCACGCTGGATCCTTCGGCCCGCGAAGAGTGGTGTGTGGGCAGGTCCGGCGCGCCTGGGCCTCAGGATGACAGGGCTGGGCGCGCAGGGCGGGCAGGGGCGGGGCCGCGCAGGGCGGGGCGCGGCGGCGCGCGAGGGTTGACACGCAAACCGCGCCTCGTCTACGTTCGCCCTTCCAACGCACCCTCGTTCCCAGCCCGAACCGCAGCGCCGCGCGCCGATGATCCAGGCAGATACCGTAGCCCTGGTAGAGCTCAGCCAACTCCGCGAGCGGTGGGCCGAGCGCTTCAGCTGGGACGCGCTGGCCGCGACGGGGCTGCAGGTGCTGGGCGCGCTGGTGGTGGGCTTCTTGGCGTACGCGCTGCTCGTTCTGGTGCTGCGCCGCGCCGAACGGGCCATCGGCACGCCGACGCCGGGCGTGATCTCGGCCCAGGAGCAGCGCGCCCGCACCCTGCTGAGCCTGATGCGCAGCGTGGGCGTGGTGCTGATCATCCTGGCCACCATCGTCATGACGCTGGGTGCGCTGGGCGTGAACGTGGGCCCGCTGCTGGCCGGCGCCGGCGTCATCGGCCTCGCGTTCTCGTTCGGCGCGCAGTCGCTGGTAAAGGACGTGATCACCGGCCTGTTCATGCTGTTCGAGAACCAGTTCGGCGTGGGCGACGTCATCCGCATCGAGGGCGTCAGCGGCGCGGTGGAAACCATCACCCTGCGCGTGGTGACGCTGCGCGACGTGCACGGCGTCGTCCACATCGTTCCCAACGGCGAGATCAAGAAGGTCAGCAACCTCACCCGCACCTGGTCGCGGGCGGTGCTGGACGTGAGCATCGCCTACCGCGAAGACCCCGACCGCGTGATGGGCGTGCTTCGCGACATCGGCCGCGAGCTGTACGAAGATCCCCAGTGGAAGCCGCTGATGGTGGAGCCGGTGGTGGTGCCGGGGATCGAGACGTTCGGCGAGTCGGCCCTCAGCATCCGCGTGATGGCCAAGACGCTGCCGCTGAAGCAGTGGGACGTGGCGCGCGAGCTCCGGCGGCGCATCAAGCTGCGGTTCGACCAGGAGGGGATCGAGATCCCCATCCCTCACCAGACGGTGTACTGGGGCGAGGGGCAGAATCCCCCCGCTCTCGCGGCCGCGGGCGTCTCGGCGCCGGGCGACACGGACGATCCTTCCTCCACGGATGGCAATGATGATGGGTAGCAGGCGATGTAGGCAGGCGGTGCGCTGAACACCGTTTCTTGCCGCGGGCGCACCGGTGCGCCCGCGATCGCCCGTCATCCATCGAAAGACCAGAGCCATGCCGCTGACGTTCTACAATACGCTCACCCGCCGCGAAGAAGAGTTCGTCCCCCTGCAGGCAGGCAAGGTGGGGATGTACGTGTGCGGCCCCACCGTGTACGCGGCGCCGCACATCGGCAACCTGCGCACGTTCTTCTTTTCCGACATCCTGCGGAAGTACCTGGAGTA comes from the Longimicrobium sp. genome and includes:
- a CDS encoding mechanosensitive ion channel family protein — encoded protein: MIQADTVALVELSQLRERWAERFSWDALAATGLQVLGALVVGFLAYALLVLVLRRAERAIGTPTPGVISAQEQRARTLLSLMRSVGVVLIILATIVMTLGALGVNVGPLLAGAGVIGLAFSFGAQSLVKDVITGLFMLFENQFGVGDVIRIEGVSGAVETITLRVVTLRDVHGVVHIVPNGEIKKVSNLTRTWSRAVLDVSIAYREDPDRVMGVLRDIGRELYEDPQWKPLMVEPVVVPGIETFGESALSIRVMAKTLPLKQWDVARELRRRIKLRFDQEGIEIPIPHQTVYWGEGQNPPALAAAGVSAPGDTDDPSSTDGNDDG